A single region of the Salarchaeum japonicum genome encodes:
- a CDS encoding GNAT family N-acetyltransferase, whose product MALTIRRYEPGDREAADAVIEAALRHANAYFEDAPALVDDDRIAEYVESGGEFLVGVLNGDLVATAAFRPPKGVAADLATTDGDTAEVKRMHVHPEHHRRGFGQAMYDELEARARDAGYERFVLSTSARQEPAHAFYRQNGYEQTARTTVTIDGGDLGILVFEKPL is encoded by the coding sequence GTGGCACTCACGATTCGACGCTACGAACCCGGCGACCGCGAGGCCGCGGACGCCGTCATCGAGGCGGCGCTCCGGCACGCGAACGCCTACTTCGAGGACGCGCCCGCGCTCGTGGACGACGACCGCATCGCCGAGTACGTCGAGTCCGGCGGCGAGTTCCTCGTCGGCGTGCTGAACGGCGACCTGGTGGCGACCGCCGCGTTCCGCCCGCCGAAGGGCGTCGCCGCCGACCTCGCCACCACCGACGGGGACACGGCGGAAGTGAAGCGGATGCACGTCCACCCCGAGCACCACCGACGCGGGTTCGGGCAGGCGATGTACGACGAACTCGAAGCCCGCGCCCGCGACGCCGGCTACGAACGCTTCGTTCTCTCCACGAGCGCCCGGCAGGAACCCGCGCACGCATTCTACCGACAGAACGGCTACGAGCAGACCGCGCGAACAACCGTCACCATCGACGGCGGCGACCTCGGCATTCTCGTGTTCGAGAAACCGCTCTAG
- a CDS encoding MBL fold metallo-hydrolase, with the protein MVTELADGVYDLELPLETDDGTRVFHAVAIEADHGVVLVDAGLPNQAADVRAALDDIGHAVADVSLLVFTHQDGDHVGAAADLLLAGDALIGGEDGVEGPNERVTPDLERAYESVTHLAEYEYDRVLCYHGGLVDATEEDVAALDPYSPGV; encoded by the coding sequence ATGGTCACGGAACTCGCGGACGGCGTGTACGACCTCGAACTACCGCTGGAGACCGACGACGGGACGCGCGTGTTCCACGCCGTCGCCATCGAGGCCGACCACGGCGTCGTGCTCGTGGACGCCGGCCTCCCGAACCAGGCCGCCGACGTGCGCGCCGCGCTCGACGACATCGGCCACGCGGTCGCGGACGTGTCTCTCCTCGTGTTCACGCACCAGGACGGCGACCACGTCGGCGCGGCCGCCGACCTCCTGCTCGCCGGCGACGCGCTCATCGGCGGCGAAGACGGTGTCGAGGGGCCGAACGAGCGCGTGACGCCCGACCTCGAACGAGCGTACGAGTCGGTAACTCACCTCGCGGAGTACGAATACGACCGCGTGCTCTGCTATCACGGCGGACTCGTGGACGCGACGGAAGAAGACGTGGCGGCGCTCGACCCCTATTCGCCCGGCGTGTAG
- a CDS encoding long-chain fatty acid--CoA ligase, translating to MSTELTLRPFFWRATRLFPEKRIVSRTHDGRFEYTYGEFGDRVRGLAGALTELGVEQGDRVGTLGWNHHRHFEAYYAAPLLGAQLHTVNLLLHDDHLEHIVTDAADDVLLVDPDAFEAVERLHDSFESVRHIVVMDDEVPETDLANVHAYESLVADADPVESWPDVPEDQPAGMCYTSGTTGKPKGVEYTQKMIYSHAMMTMTPAALDIAEDDVVMPVVPMFHVNSWEFPYAVTMAGARQVYPGPSPDPADLVSLIEDEGVTLTAGVPTVWINVLDYLDDHGGDLSSLERIVVGGSAAPKGVMERYEEEYDVAIEHAWGMTETMSIGSVSRPKSTMDVSQSEEYDLRATQGLLSPGLEMKVVNDDGEEVPWDGQTPGELLVRGPTVVDEYYNRPEANEEDFQDVPGSAATGSTEDGSSERWLKTGDIVVVDEDGYLEIVDRAKDVIKSGGEWISSIELENQLMSHEDVVEAAVISVPHETWQERPLACVVRRNGSDIGVEELRAFLDSEFPSWWLPDDVVFVDEVPKTATGKFDKKVLRDRFDDPDLPYTPGE from the coding sequence ATGAGTACGGAACTCACGCTCCGCCCGTTCTTCTGGCGGGCGACACGGCTCTTCCCCGAGAAGCGCATCGTCTCCCGGACGCACGACGGCCGGTTCGAGTACACGTACGGCGAGTTCGGCGACCGCGTCCGCGGTCTCGCCGGCGCGCTCACGGAACTCGGCGTCGAGCAGGGCGACCGAGTGGGGACGCTCGGCTGGAACCACCACCGGCACTTCGAGGCGTACTACGCCGCCCCCCTGCTCGGCGCGCAACTCCACACGGTGAACCTCCTCCTGCACGACGACCACCTCGAACACATCGTCACCGACGCGGCCGACGACGTGCTCCTGGTGGACCCGGACGCGTTCGAGGCGGTCGAACGTCTCCACGACTCGTTCGAGTCGGTGCGGCACATCGTCGTGATGGACGACGAGGTTCCGGAGACCGACCTGGCGAACGTGCACGCGTACGAGTCGCTCGTCGCGGACGCCGACCCCGTGGAGTCGTGGCCGGACGTGCCGGAAGACCAGCCGGCGGGCATGTGTTACACGTCGGGCACGACGGGCAAACCGAAGGGCGTCGAGTACACGCAGAAGATGATTTACTCGCACGCGATGATGACGATGACGCCCGCCGCGCTCGACATCGCGGAGGACGACGTGGTGATGCCGGTCGTGCCGATGTTCCACGTGAACTCCTGGGAGTTCCCGTACGCGGTCACGATGGCGGGCGCACGGCAGGTGTACCCGGGGCCGTCGCCCGACCCCGCCGACCTCGTGAGCCTCATCGAGGACGAGGGCGTGACGCTCACCGCGGGCGTTCCGACGGTGTGGATAAACGTCCTCGACTACCTCGACGACCACGGCGGCGACCTCAGTAGCCTGGAGCGCATCGTCGTCGGCGGGAGCGCCGCGCCGAAGGGCGTGATGGAGCGCTACGAGGAGGAGTACGACGTGGCCATCGAGCACGCGTGGGGGATGACGGAGACGATGAGCATCGGCTCGGTCAGCCGCCCGAAGTCCACGATGGACGTGTCGCAGAGCGAGGAGTACGACCTCCGCGCCACGCAGGGCCTCCTGTCGCCCGGGTTGGAGATGAAGGTCGTGAACGACGACGGCGAGGAAGTCCCCTGGGACGGCCAGACCCCAGGCGAACTGCTCGTGCGCGGCCCGACCGTCGTCGACGAGTACTACAACCGCCCCGAGGCCAACGAGGAAGACTTCCAGGACGTTCCCGGGAGCGCCGCGACCGGGAGTACGGAAGACGGGTCTTCCGAAAGGTGGCTGAAGACGGGTGACATCGTGGTGGTGGACGAGGACGGCTACCTCGAAATCGTCGACCGCGCGAAGGACGTCATCAAGTCCGGCGGCGAGTGGATTTCGAGCATCGAACTGGAGAACCAGTTGATGTCGCACGAGGACGTGGTGGAGGCCGCGGTCATCAGCGTCCCTCACGAGACCTGGCAGGAACGACCGCTCGCGTGCGTCGTCCGCCGGAACGGGAGCGACATCGGCGTGGAGGAACTCCGGGCGTTCCTCGACTCCGAGTTCCCGTCCTGGTGGCTTCCCGACGACGTGGTGTTCGTGGACGAGGTGCCGAAGACCGCCACCGGGAAGTTCGACAAGAAGGTTCTCAGAGACCGCTTCGACGACCCCGACCTCCCCTACACGCCGGGCGAATAG
- a CDS encoding ABC transporter ATP-binding protein, with the protein MTEGDRVLTVEGVHAYYGNSHILHGVDLDLDEGEVVTLLGRNGAGKTTTMRSIVGVVPPREGTVTYRGQQISGMDVDDISDLGIKLVPEDRRVFPTLSVQENLSLAKRLAPESDRTVDEMYDIFPVLAELKSSNGQNLSGGEQQMLSVARALVQDPDVLLLDEPTEGLAPVIVDDLREVLRDVVEQNVTVLLTEQNVQFAFDLAERGYIIDKGEIVFDGDIEEIEEREDLLEDYLSVSSGELE; encoded by the coding sequence ATGACCGAGGGCGACCGCGTGCTCACCGTCGAGGGCGTGCACGCCTACTACGGGAACAGCCACATCCTCCACGGGGTCGACCTCGACCTCGACGAGGGGGAAGTGGTGACGCTCCTCGGGCGGAACGGCGCGGGGAAGACCACGACGATGCGGAGTATCGTCGGCGTCGTCCCGCCCCGGGAGGGAACCGTGACGTACCGCGGCCAGCAGATAAGCGGGATGGACGTAGACGACATCTCCGACCTCGGCATCAAACTCGTGCCGGAAGACCGGCGCGTGTTCCCGACGCTCAGCGTGCAGGAGAACCTCTCGCTCGCGAAGCGCCTCGCGCCCGAGAGCGACCGCACGGTGGACGAGATGTACGACATCTTCCCGGTGCTCGCGGAGCTGAAGTCGAGCAACGGCCAGAACCTCAGCGGGGGCGAACAGCAGATGCTGTCCGTCGCCCGCGCGCTCGTCCAGGACCCGGACGTGCTCCTCCTCGACGAACCGACGGAGGGTCTCGCGCCCGTCATCGTGGACGACCTGCGCGAGGTTCTCCGCGACGTCGTAGAGCAGAACGTCACCGTGCTCCTGACCGAACAGAACGTCCAGTTCGCGTTCGACCTCGCGGAACGCGGCTACATCATCGACAAGGGCGAAATCGTGTTCGACGGCGACATCGAGGAGATAGAGGAACGCGAAGACCTCCTCGAAGACTACCTCTCAGTCTCCAGCGGTGAACTCGAATAG
- a CDS encoding ABC transporter ATP-binding protein, which yields MTTVLKTEALRREFGALCAVDDVSVEIDSEEVTSIIGPNGAGKTTFYNLLSGRLDPTAGEVFLRGRSGDLENVTGLPPHDIARRGLSRAYQINNNFEGLSVLDNLRVARVSTTDRSTELLSRYHDDAALRESAEDVLELTGLTDVAETEAANLSHGDKRKVEIALSLATDPAVVLLDEPTAGMNPSESEEMVELIKELDETTDTTFVLTEHDIDMVLEISDRILVLHRGELIANGTPDEVMANEDVTTAYLGERQ from the coding sequence GTGACGACCGTTCTCAAGACGGAGGCGTTGCGCCGCGAGTTCGGCGCGCTCTGCGCGGTGGACGACGTGAGCGTCGAAATCGACTCCGAGGAGGTCACGTCCATCATCGGGCCGAACGGCGCGGGGAAGACGACGTTCTACAACCTCCTCTCCGGTCGCCTCGACCCGACGGCGGGCGAGGTGTTCCTCCGGGGGCGGAGCGGCGACCTGGAGAACGTCACCGGCCTCCCGCCGCACGACATCGCGCGCCGCGGGCTCTCCCGCGCGTACCAGATAAACAATAACTTCGAGGGGTTGTCCGTCCTGGACAACCTCCGGGTCGCGCGCGTCAGCACGACCGACCGCTCGACCGAACTCCTCTCGCGCTACCACGACGACGCCGCGCTCCGCGAGTCCGCGGAGGACGTCCTCGAACTCACGGGTCTCACCGACGTGGCCGAGACGGAGGCCGCGAACCTCAGTCACGGCGACAAGCGGAAGGTCGAGATAGCGCTCTCGCTCGCGACCGACCCCGCCGTCGTCCTCCTCGACGAACCGACCGCGGGCATGAACCCATCGGAGTCCGAGGAGATGGTCGAACTCATCAAGGAACTCGACGAGACGACGGACACAACGTTCGTCCTCACGGAACACGACATCGACATGGTTCTCGAAATCAGCGACCGCATCCTCGTCCTGCACCGGGGCGAACTCATCGCGAACGGCACGCCGGACGAAGTGATGGCGAACGAGGACGTGACCACGGCCTACCTGGGTGAGCGCCAATGA
- a CDS encoding branched-chain amino acid ABC transporter permease, with amino-acid sequence MSGETILGLPARRTALVTLAVLVVAPFVLPTFQTYVLSEVLVLALFATGFNLLYGYTGLLSFGHAMFFGGAGYALGIFLRDVAPMLPFGGATPLLAFVIAAVLGVVVATAIAVPVGYLSVRLEEIYFAMLTLSFSMALYTLVNQNYFGVTNGSDGILVLLQTANLFGFQLSLYDRVTYYFVILLVVAPSMYILWRVANSPFGLVSEAIRENSERASGLGIDVRRHQWAAFVLSAVFTGIAGVLVAPLHSSLSPGASLHWTISAEPVIMTVFGGPYSFIGPTVGALFYRYIRWGITQFPLLEAHWQLVFGTLILVIVVFAPRGVSGLLTWVVDRVRGNGGESA; translated from the coding sequence GTGAGCGGCGAGACGATTCTCGGCCTGCCGGCGCGACGCACCGCGCTCGTCACGCTCGCCGTGCTCGTCGTCGCTCCCTTCGTCCTCCCCACGTTCCAGACGTACGTCCTCTCGGAGGTGCTCGTACTCGCGCTGTTCGCGACCGGGTTCAACCTCCTCTACGGCTACACGGGCCTGCTGTCGTTCGGGCACGCGATGTTCTTCGGGGGTGCCGGGTACGCGCTCGGCATCTTCCTCCGGGACGTCGCGCCGATGCTCCCGTTCGGCGGCGCGACGCCGCTCCTCGCGTTCGTTATCGCGGCGGTGCTCGGCGTCGTCGTCGCGACGGCTATCGCGGTTCCGGTCGGCTACCTGAGCGTGCGCCTGGAGGAGATTTACTTCGCGATGCTGACGCTGTCGTTCAGCATGGCGCTGTACACGCTCGTGAACCAGAACTACTTCGGCGTCACGAACGGCAGCGACGGCATCCTCGTCCTGCTCCAGACGGCGAACCTGTTCGGGTTCCAACTCTCGCTCTACGACCGGGTGACGTACTACTTCGTCATCCTGCTCGTCGTCGCGCCCTCGATGTACATCCTCTGGCGGGTGGCGAACTCGCCGTTCGGCCTCGTCTCGGAGGCTATCCGGGAGAACTCGGAGCGCGCGTCCGGCCTCGGTATCGACGTGCGCCGGCATCAGTGGGCGGCGTTCGTGCTCTCGGCCGTGTTCACGGGTATCGCGGGCGTGCTCGTCGCGCCCCTGCACAGTTCGCTGTCGCCGGGCGCGAGCCTCCACTGGACCATCAGCGCCGAACCCGTCATCATGACCGTGTTCGGCGGGCCGTACTCGTTCATCGGCCCCACGGTCGGTGCGCTGTTCTACCGGTACATCCGGTGGGGCATCACGCAGTTCCCGCTGCTGGAAGCACACTGGCAGCTCGTGTTCGGGACGCTCATCCTCGTCATCGTCGTGTTCGCGCCGCGCGGCGTCTCCGGCCTGCTCACGTGGGTCGTTGACCGCGTTCGCGGGAACGGAGGTGAGTCGGCGTGA
- a CDS encoding branched-chain amino acid ABC transporter permease, with amino-acid sequence MALPIQEILTGLSLGSRYFLVAIGLSLIFGVLGVLNFAHGALYMIGAYVSLTVVQNVTGSFWVGLVAAGLAVGLLGAIIEMGLIRRVYDRDELDQLILTFALVLIITDLTRTVWGSGNQTMATPELLASNVQFLGTSYPAYRLFVIVVGFAAMGVFWYAIQRTYLGRLVRATSSDRDMAALLGVNVPRLYTGVFFVGSFLAGIGGALAAPMQAFTPALGDQVIINAFVIVVIGGLGSFTGAFVGAMFIGLLQSFGVLVATGVGQLLPFLAMILVLIFRPEGLFGGEGQ; translated from the coding sequence ATGGCACTACCGATCCAAGAAATACTCACGGGCTTGAGCCTGGGGAGTCGCTACTTCCTCGTCGCCATCGGCCTGAGTCTCATCTTCGGCGTGCTCGGCGTGCTGAACTTCGCGCACGGCGCGCTCTACATGATCGGCGCGTACGTCTCCCTGACGGTCGTGCAGAACGTCACCGGGAGCTTCTGGGTGGGGCTGGTCGCCGCCGGACTCGCCGTCGGCCTGCTCGGCGCGATAATCGAGATGGGGTTGATTCGGCGCGTGTACGACCGCGACGAACTCGACCAGCTCATCCTCACGTTCGCGCTGGTGCTCATCATCACCGACCTCACGCGGACCGTCTGGGGGTCGGGGAACCAGACGATGGCGACGCCGGAACTGCTCGCGTCGAACGTCCAGTTCCTCGGCACCAGCTACCCCGCGTACCGGCTGTTCGTCATCGTCGTCGGGTTCGCCGCGATGGGCGTGTTCTGGTACGCCATCCAGCGCACCTACCTCGGACGGCTGGTGCGCGCCACGTCCAGCGACCGCGACATGGCCGCACTGCTCGGCGTGAACGTCCCCCGGCTCTACACGGGCGTGTTCTTCGTCGGGAGTTTCCTCGCCGGTATCGGGGGCGCGCTCGCCGCACCGATGCAGGCGTTCACGCCCGCGCTCGGCGACCAGGTCATCATCAACGCGTTCGTCATCGTCGTCATCGGCGGCCTCGGGTCGTTCACGGGGGCGTTCGTCGGCGCGATGTTCATCGGACTCCTGCAGAGCTTCGGCGTCCTCGTCGCGACGGGCGTCGGCCAACTCCTCCCGTTCCTCGCAATGATTCTCGTACTCATCTTCAGACCGGAAGGACTGTTCGGGGGTGAAGGACAGTGA
- a CDS encoding ABC transporter substrate-binding protein produces MVNDSHEDTYRAADDRRFAEFDRRDFLKASGVAGAAGLTGFAGCMGGGGDDTLTFGAIHLLSGFAAVYGESAQLGYEMAREEINENGGIDGSEIGEIVYRDSEGDGPTGVEAARSLVQEENVDGLLGLDSSGVALSVAPVIEQLQTPFMITHAATPFATATEGENAVGNDYVFRDGVNLAQNVYGSAVTASDTDATTWTTIGPNYAFGTQTWDYFKAFTQGMDLGYEYLDDATAYPELGASDFTPYINKVLNADPDGVITSLWGGDLITFINQAKNSNFFERIDNVLMTVGAATDVLRPMGNNMPDGLQAGTRYWFDAPDTEANNTFVENFRDRNDGRYPSYNAQNAYTALYLYKNAIEGAGSTNADDIIDQWDGMQYNAPVGEFTINSQSNQAVLPAVWGTTSYSEERGITLLDPVERIDAPADELRSLLEGTDLPAGV; encoded by the coding sequence ATGGTTAACGACTCCCACGAAGACACGTATCGCGCGGCGGACGACCGTCGCTTCGCAGAGTTCGACCGCCGGGACTTCCTGAAGGCCAGCGGGGTCGCGGGAGCCGCGGGACTCACAGGGTTCGCGGGCTGCATGGGCGGCGGCGGCGACGACACCCTGACGTTCGGCGCTATCCACCTGCTCTCCGGGTTCGCGGCCGTCTACGGCGAATCGGCCCAGCTCGGCTATGAGATGGCGCGCGAGGAGATAAACGAGAACGGCGGCATCGACGGTAGCGAAATCGGTGAAATCGTCTACCGGGACAGCGAGGGCGACGGCCCGACCGGCGTGGAGGCCGCGCGCTCGCTCGTCCAGGAGGAGAACGTGGACGGCCTCCTCGGACTCGACTCCAGCGGGGTCGCGCTCTCCGTCGCGCCCGTCATCGAACAACTCCAGACGCCGTTCATGATAACGCACGCGGCGACGCCGTTCGCCACCGCGACCGAGGGCGAGAACGCCGTCGGGAACGACTACGTGTTCCGGGACGGCGTGAACCTCGCGCAGAACGTCTACGGCTCCGCCGTCACCGCGAGCGACACGGACGCGACGACGTGGACGACCATCGGCCCGAACTACGCCTTCGGAACCCAGACGTGGGACTACTTCAAGGCGTTCACGCAGGGGATGGACCTCGGGTACGAGTACCTCGACGACGCGACCGCCTACCCCGAACTCGGCGCGAGCGACTTCACGCCGTACATTAACAAGGTGTTGAACGCGGATCCGGACGGCGTCATCACGAGCCTCTGGGGCGGCGACCTCATTACGTTCATCAACCAGGCGAAGAACTCGAACTTCTTCGAACGCATCGACAACGTCCTCATGACGGTCGGCGCGGCGACGGACGTCCTCCGCCCGATGGGGAACAACATGCCGGACGGCCTGCAGGCCGGGACGCGGTACTGGTTCGACGCGCCGGACACGGAGGCGAACAACACGTTCGTCGAGAACTTCCGCGACCGCAACGACGGCCGCTACCCCTCGTACAACGCGCAGAACGCGTACACGGCGCTCTACCTCTACAAGAACGCCATCGAGGGCGCGGGCAGTACGAACGCCGACGACATCATCGACCAGTGGGACGGCATGCAGTACAACGCCCCCGTCGGCGAGTTCACCATCAACAGTCAGAGCAATCAGGCGGTGTTGCCCGCGGTCTGGGGGACGACGAGTTACTCCGAGGAACGCGGCATCACGCTCCTCGACCCCGTCGAGCGCATCGACGCGCCGGCGGACGAGCTGCGTTCGCTCCTCGAAGGAACCGACCTGCCTGCTGGTGTCTAA
- a CDS encoding SDR family NAD(P)-dependent oxidoreductase, whose protein sequence is MEFDLSGKTVVVTGGTRGIGRAIAESFADAGADVVPTSRSHDDVQDAADAMREYGVESLAVPTDVTDEAAVQRLFSDTADELGSVDVVVNNAGVNPDGALGPPEDVATDDFDFVTDVNLRGAFLCAKHAAEHLQDAGGSLVNVASVGGLVGLPRQHPYVGSKHGLVGLTKSMALDWAPDVRVNALAPGYVSTDLTEDLEENERLRESIERRTPLGRFAEPAEIGGPAVFLASDAAAYVTGEVLTVDGGWTAR, encoded by the coding sequence ATGGAGTTCGACCTCTCCGGGAAGACGGTAGTCGTCACAGGTGGCACGCGCGGCATCGGTCGCGCCATCGCGGAATCGTTCGCGGACGCGGGCGCTGACGTGGTGCCGACCTCGCGGAGCCACGACGACGTGCAGGACGCCGCGGACGCGATGCGGGAGTACGGCGTCGAGTCGCTCGCGGTTCCGACGGACGTGACCGACGAGGCGGCGGTTCAGCGGCTGTTCTCCGACACCGCCGACGAACTCGGGAGCGTGGACGTGGTGGTGAACAACGCGGGCGTCAACCCCGACGGCGCGCTCGGCCCGCCCGAGGACGTGGCCACCGACGACTTCGACTTCGTGACGGACGTGAACCTCCGCGGCGCGTTCCTCTGCGCGAAGCACGCCGCCGAGCACCTCCAGGACGCGGGCGGGTCGCTGGTGAACGTCGCGAGCGTCGGCGGGCTGGTGGGACTGCCGCGCCAGCACCCCTACGTCGGGTCGAAGCACGGCCTCGTCGGGTTGACGAAGTCGATGGCGCTCGACTGGGCGCCCGACGTGCGCGTGAACGCGCTCGCGCCGGGGTACGTCAGCACCGACCTCACGGAGGACCTGGAGGAGAACGAACGCCTCCGGGAGTCCATCGAGCGCCGCACGCCGCTCGGCCGGTTCGCGGAACCCGCGGAAATCGGCGGGCCGGCGGTGTTCCTCGCCAGCGACGCGGCCGCGTACGTCACGGGCGAAGTCCTCACCGTGGACGGCGGGTGGACGGCGCGCTAA
- the kynU gene encoding kynureninase, with product MDTTRDAARERDAADPLAAYRERFSVPDDYYVDGNSLGPLSTDAEAALDRVVEEWRDLGIRGWTDGDPPWFRYGEYLGSRLAPLVGAREHEVVAANSTTVNIHTLLGTLLNGLDDPLVLVDELNFPTDTYAVRAQLRNRGFDPDDHTVVVESRDGRTIDAADVEAALTDDVDVVFLPSVLYRSGQLLDLKRVTDAAHAHGAYVGFDLAHSVGVVPHDLHSLGVDFAVWCSYKYLNAGPGSIAGLYVHERHHERTPALAGWWGHEKDTQFEMRDTYTHANTAGAWQTGTVPVFAAAPLDGSLDVVTDAGIDAIREKSVALTDYLVSLVDDRLGDDFSVGSPRDPNRRGGHVAIEHPEAARITEAMKDRGVVGDFRPPNVFRVCPSPLYTRFEDVYDVIEELRDVAETEAYREHSLDGSVT from the coding sequence ATGGACACGACACGGGACGCCGCCCGCGAGCGCGACGCGGCCGACCCCCTCGCCGCGTACCGCGAGCGCTTCAGCGTGCCCGACGACTACTACGTGGACGGCAACTCCCTCGGCCCCCTCTCGACCGACGCCGAGGCCGCGCTCGACCGCGTCGTCGAGGAGTGGCGCGACCTCGGCATCCGCGGGTGGACGGACGGCGACCCGCCCTGGTTCCGGTACGGCGAGTATCTGGGGAGCCGGCTCGCGCCGCTCGTCGGCGCGCGCGAGCACGAGGTCGTCGCCGCGAACAGCACCACCGTCAACATCCACACGCTCCTCGGAACGCTCCTCAACGGCCTGGACGACCCGCTCGTGCTCGTGGACGAACTCAACTTCCCCACGGACACGTACGCCGTCCGCGCCCAACTCAGAAATCGCGGGTTCGACCCCGACGACCACACCGTCGTCGTGGAGAGCCGGGACGGCCGAACCATCGACGCGGCGGACGTGGAAGCCGCCCTCACCGACGACGTGGACGTGGTCTTCCTGCCGTCGGTGCTCTACCGGAGCGGCCAGCTCCTCGACCTCAAACGCGTGACCGACGCCGCGCACGCCCACGGCGCGTACGTCGGGTTCGACCTCGCGCACTCCGTCGGCGTCGTCCCGCACGACCTCCACTCGCTCGGCGTCGATTTCGCCGTCTGGTGCAGCTACAAGTACCTGAACGCCGGCCCCGGTTCAATCGCCGGTCTCTACGTCCACGAGCGCCACCACGAGCGCACGCCCGCGCTCGCCGGGTGGTGGGGCCACGAGAAGGACACCCAGTTCGAGATGCGAGACACCTACACGCACGCGAACACGGCGGGCGCGTGGCAAACCGGCACCGTGCCCGTCTTCGCCGCCGCGCCGCTCGACGGCAGTCTCGATGTGGTCACCGACGCCGGCATCGACGCCATCCGCGAGAAATCCGTGGCGCTCACCGACTACCTCGTCAGTCTCGTGGACGACCGCCTCGGCGACGACTTCTCGGTGGGGTCGCCCCGCGACCCCAACCGCCGCGGCGGCCACGTCGCCATCGAACACCCCGAAGCCGCCCGCATCACGGAAGCGATGAAAGACCGGGGCGTGGTCGGTGACTTCCGCCCGCCGAACGTCTTCCGCGTCTGCCCGAGCCCGCTCTACACGCGCTTCGAGGACGTGTACGACGTAATCGAGGAACTGCGGGACGTGGCCGAGACCGAAGCGTATCGTGAGCACTCGCTCGACGGGAGCGTCACCTAG